Part of the Desulfovibrio sp. JC010 genome, ACAAGTATCCGGTCCGGGCGAAGCCTCATTGTCGCCCGGACCAATGACTGGATGGAGGTGTACGGAGTGGTGTGCAGAAAAATTGAGTTGCGGGACTGGCTTTGCAACTCAGCAGTGTCTTCGATGATGACCAGCCGGTCGGCAGGGGAGACTTCCGAAATTGATTTGATAATGCCGTTGACCAGCGTGGTCTTGCCGGACCCGGTCCCACCGATGACGACAATATTTTTCTTGTCCTTCACGGCGGCCAGAGTCCCTTTCATGACTTCATGATTCATGACCCCGCTGACCACGTAGTCTTCCAGAGGAATGACCCGGCTGGCCTTTTTCCTGATGGTAAAAGAAGCACTGCGCACGACTGGCGGATACAAGCCTTCAAAGCGACTGCCGTTGAGCGGTTTTTCGGCGGGCAATTCACCCTCAATGATGGGATTTTTGTCGGTAACGGTTGTGTCCAGAGCACTGGCAACCAATGAAATGATCATGGCGGTCTGACTGGAAGCAAGAGCACCGGCAACCGCCATTTCCTCACCGAGTTTTTCAATCCAGAGCTTGCCGTCCGGGTTGACCATGATTTCAACTACTTTTTCATCTTCAAGAGCTGAAACAATGGTCGGTCCCATGTTGTGCAACAGGTTTCTGACAAGCCGCTCATCCATCACGAACCCCACACAATAACTGAGACTGAAACGGCAATGGACAGCCCGAAAAGAATCCCGGAGAAAATAGCCATGGCCCGGATTGAGCTGATAAAACGGCTCATTTGCTTTTCATGTTCGCTGATCTGGGCCAGACAATTGTCGATGTTGGCTTTGACCGCTTTGCTCAACAGGCTGTTGGTGGATTTACGCACCTCAGCAGCAAAAGAAGCAACATGGCCGGACATGTCAGCGGAAAGCTTTTGCTGATGGTCGGCCAGCAGCAATTCATACTCATTCAGGGCGGCGCGATGCATGGTCACAGCCATGAGAATGGGATCATTCTCATCAAGCAACACATCGTGCTTTTCAGCGATCAAATCGCGCACGCCCTGAATGGTGAGGGGGGCATTTTCAGAAATCTGCTCAGACATACCGCTATTAAAGTCCACTGTTTGAAAGTTCCTGCTGAATTTCTTTCCAGATCATCTTCAAACGCTGACGGGTCATGATCGGAAGCGTTGAGTCTTGCGCTTCTTCGAACGACATTTTTGCGGTGAGAAGATTTTCAAGATCCTTGCCGAAGGTTTCTTTTTTCTTCTGGGGGATACGGATTAGCGCGGCAATGCGGTGTGAGTTGTCTTTATAGACCTTGAACTCTTCAAAGCCCTTGTCCTTTGCGCTGATGGGGCCGAAGTAGTGATTAATCCAGACATAGATGGGAACATTGAAGGTTTTGAACAGTGAACCAAGGCCGCTAAGGGTGTCCGGCAAGGCCTGACCGCCAGTAATGACCGTATGCAGGTTGATTTGGATTTCTGACTCGGCGAGCATCTGAAAAACTTGATTTCCGTCAAGGTAGCTCGCTAGAGGGACAAAAGTGGCCGCACCGTTATCAATGACCATGTCCGCTTCATCGGGAAGGGCCAGCATGAGTTCAACGAGTTTATCGAATCTTCTGGGATCAATGTCGTTATCTTTCATGATGTCCAGCGTAGTGACGTCAAAACTATTGTAACCGGCAAATGTAGCATTCACTGGATCTGTGTCCACACAGGATATTTCTTTCCCGGATTCCTGAAGATACTGGGTAAGCAGACTGGCTATAAAGCTTTTGCCTACACCGCCCTTGCCTTGCATGATCATGTTGATTGTCGCCATGGTTTCCCTTTGTTTTTAGCTGTTGGTTTCATTGGTTTTAGTTCGGTGATAGCGACAGTATGTTGGATAGGACATGGTTATTTTTTCTTCCTTTATCAGTGTCTTATAGATCATTTTTTTGTTGAATCCTTTCTCGTGAAGTCTGTTTATTACGCCCAAGTTGGCAATGAATTCGATTTTTGCGAAACCTTTATTTTTGTTCATCTGGTTCCTCCAATAGAAGCATCAGAGCTAATTTCCTTTTTGATTCAGGAAGCCCTTTCACAATTGCATTTCGGAAAGGGCGGTATCCCGAATATCCAAGAGCCTTTGCGGCCTTTTCATACGAGCTGAATTTCTCGCGTAGTTTTTTGGCTATGTATTCGTCGCTTATTGGCATGACTTCTTGCTATGCTAATTTAGCATTTTGTGTCAATGCTAAATTAGCAACAGTATTGGATCGGTTTTTGTCACAAGAACTAACTTGTGCCCAACTGGAAACGGGGGAGTTTGAAATAAAAAACACCGCCTAGTCGTGCGGACTAGACGGTGCTTTTTTCGACGTTTCAAGCGTAATTAGAGGTAGAAATAGAAATATTGGATGTGTTGTGATTTGGGATGTCTAAGTATGGCGGATTAGTTAAGGTGTTGTTTATTAATCAGAAGTGTCGTCTATCTTTTCTGTTGCCTTTTGGATTTCTTTGCCGAGAAGATATAGTAACAGACCCGTCTCCTCATTAACTATTTTTGATAAAAAGTTTATGGTTGCTGCGATATTATAGAGGGTTGATATTTCCTTTGTCATTAAGTTCTCCAGACTTAGGTTGTAAGTTGTTTTTGTTTTTATAATTATTCAAATTGATGCTAAAATAGCAAGGTGCTGTTTGT contains:
- a CDS encoding ATPase, T2SS/T4P/T4SS family, which produces MDERLVRNLLHNMGPTIVSALEDEKVVEIMVNPDGKLWIEKLGEEMAVAGALASSQTAMIISLVASALDTTVTDKNPIIEGELPAEKPLNGSRFEGLYPPVVRSASFTIRKKASRVIPLEDYVVSGVMNHEVMKGTLAAVKDKKNIVVIGGTGSGKTTLVNGIIKSISEVSPADRLVIIEDTAELQSQSRNSIFLHTTPYTSIQSLVRATMRLRPDRILV
- a CDS encoding P-loop NTPase, translated to MATINMIMQGKGGVGKSFIASLLTQYLQESGKEISCVDTDPVNATFAGYNSFDVTTLDIMKDNDIDPRRFDKLVELMLALPDEADMVIDNGAATFVPLASYLDGNQVFQMLAESEIQINLHTVITGGQALPDTLSGLGSLFKTFNVPIYVWINHYFGPISAKDKGFEEFKVYKDNSHRIAALIRIPQKKKETFGKDLENLLTAKMSFEEAQDSTLPIMTRQRLKMIWKEIQQELSNSGL
- a CDS encoding TraK family protein gives rise to the protein MNKNKGFAKIEFIANLGVINRLHEKGFNKKMIYKTLIKEEKITMSYPTYCRYHRTKTNETNS